Proteins encoded by one window of Cervus canadensis isolate Bull #8, Minnesota chromosome 18, ASM1932006v1, whole genome shotgun sequence:
- the PPP1R14A gene encoding protein phosphatase 1 regulatory subunit 14A isoform X2, which yields MAAQRLGKRVLSKLQAPSRARGPGGSPGGLQKRHARVTVKYDRRELQRRLDVEKWIDGRLEELYRGREADMPDEVNIDELLELESEEERSRKIQGLLKSCTNPTEDFVQELLAKLRGLHKQPGLRQPSPSGDGSLSPRQDRARTAPP from the exons ATGGCAGCGCAGCGGCTGGGCAAGCGGGTGCTGAGCAAGCTGCAGGCTCCATCGCGGGCCCGCGGGCCGGGGGGCAGCCCCGGGGGGCTGCAGAAGCGGCACGCGCGCGTCACCGTCAAGTATGACCGGCGGGAGCTGCAGCGGCGGCTGGACGTGGAGAAGTGGATCGACGGGCGCTTGGAGGAACTGTACCGCGGCAGG GAGGCAGACATGCCCGATGAGGTCAACATCGATGAATTGTTGGAATTAGAGAGTGAAGAAGAGAGAAGCCGGAAAATTCAG GGGCTCCTAAAGTCGTGCACGAACCCCACAGAG GACTTCGTCCAGGAGCTGCTGGCGAAGCTGCGAGGCCTCCACAAGCAGCCAGGCCTCCGTCAGCCCAGCCCCTCCGGCGATGGCAGCCTGAGCCCCCGCCAGGACCGAGCCCGGACCGCGCCGCCCTGA
- the PPP1R14A gene encoding protein phosphatase 1 regulatory subunit 14A isoform X1, producing the protein MAAQRLGKRVLSKLQAPSRARGPGGSPGGLQKRHARVTVKYDRRELQRRLDVEKWIDGRLEELYRGREADMPDEVNIDELLELESEEERSRKIQGLLKSCTNPTEVSFLSPTLGPVLSPAPVGVGVGGGLQGGGWKLVGPAEGTLGALPVPGPFSHLSGVFCLPHSCPLNPHLPPRGLHYLPLLRRSPICLLSLPLSPVPACSTLGLPSPPLRGPPDLPGPERPSPSHFLPGFKRENYSCFSDRLWAARGTNVTVYLSALELAEAAGPWGPSSWLSLGLRKSPMSPCGSVSFSVPSFLSPPLLCISLHFSLALSPVSSSPSGMFASIWSLCPS; encoded by the exons ATGGCAGCGCAGCGGCTGGGCAAGCGGGTGCTGAGCAAGCTGCAGGCTCCATCGCGGGCCCGCGGGCCGGGGGGCAGCCCCGGGGGGCTGCAGAAGCGGCACGCGCGCGTCACCGTCAAGTATGACCGGCGGGAGCTGCAGCGGCGGCTGGACGTGGAGAAGTGGATCGACGGGCGCTTGGAGGAACTGTACCGCGGCAGG GAGGCAGACATGCCCGATGAGGTCAACATCGATGAATTGTTGGAATTAGAGAGTGAAGAAGAGAGAAGCCGGAAAATTCAG GGGCTCCTAAAGTCGTGCACGAACCCCACAGAGGTGAGTTTTCTGTCCCCCACTCTAGGCCCTGTTCTGTCCCCTGCAcccgtgggggtgggggtggggggtggtctccAGGGAGGAGGGTGGAAGCTGGTGGGGCCCGCAGAGGGAACCCTGGGGGCCCTGCCTGTCCCAGGGCCCTTTTCTCATCTCAGTGGTGTCTTTTGTCTTCCTCACTCCTGTCCCCTCAACCCCCATCTGCCGCCCCGGGGGCTCCATTATCTCCCCCTGCTGAGACGCTCCCCCAtctgtctcctctctctgcctctgtcccccGTCCCTGCCTGCAGCACCCTGGggctcccttccccacctctcaGGGGCCCCCCAGACCTTCCAGGCCCTGAGCGGCCCAgcccctcccacttccttcccgGCTTTAAAAGGGAAAACTATTCGTGTTTCTCTGACCGGCTCTGGGCTGCCCGAGGGACAAACGTCACTGTGTATCTGTCTGCCCTGGAGCTGGCTGAGGCCGCTGGCCCCTGGGGACCCTCCTCCTGGTTATCTCTTGGCCTGAGAAAGAGCCCCATGTCGCCCTGTGGCTCCGTTTCTTTCTCGGTCCCCTCgtttctctccccacctcttctctgcatctctctccatttctctctcgCCCTGTCTCCGGTCTCTTCCTCTCCGTCCGGCATGTTCGCCTCTATCTGGAGcctctgcccctcctga